DNA from Phragmites australis chromosome 16, lpPhrAust1.1, whole genome shotgun sequence:
gaagttttgcGGGGAGAGaaatttagaaaaagaaaaaggggagaatattcctggaatattctattgagtcggctcggctcggctcagcgGCTCAGGGCTCAGCTCGGCTCTCGGCTCGACTCAGTTTCACGGCTCAGGGGGTGGCTCGGCTCGGTTTCTGAAGACGGCTCGGCTCGGTTTTTGCGGCTCAGCCCGAGCTTGGGCCCACCTGTTAGTCGCAGGGGAGAGAGAtaaaagggagagaagagagaggagaggagggccgGCTCGGCGGAGAGAACGAGAGggcgagagagagggggaggggcgacaggcggcggcggcgcgccggcGGAGGCCGGCGGTGGGCCTCGTCGGCCGGATCTAGCTGGCGGGCGACAGGGAGGCGACGGCCGGCAACGGGGAGGGCGGCGGCCCAGCGACAGGAGGGCGGCGACCGGCGATGAGGGCAGCGGCTGGCTAGGGGGGGCGACGGCCGGCGAGgggagggaaaggagagagggagagagaagagggccgGGGGGGGGCTCACCGACGGCGGTGGCGTTcggagggaggcggcggagtcacggggagagagagtggATGTGAGGAAGGGGATGGGGAGAGGAGTCCGCACTGTTCACCGTTTATATAGAGGCGGAGACGGGGCTGCgcggcgcggggcgcgaggcgGCACGGAGCGCGAGGACTGCCGGTGCGACGATGCGATGGTAGGTGTGGCGATGGCAGGCGGCAGGGTCACGGGGAGAGGACGGGAGAGAcgaaagagagaggaagaagagagaggaagagggagaaagGGGGAAAATTAGGGATTTGACATTGCGCTTGCTAGAAGAAGAGCTCGTTGACAGTCAACTGAGGTGGGCCTATGGTGTGAGGGGAGAAGTGCTCACTCCTAACACTAATCATTGTTACACGAACTTAAAACCCTTCTTCAGATATCAACCATTCAGACTTTCTGGAAAATGGAACATGGAAATTCCAATGGAAATAGGTCTAATTTTTTATTACTGTAAACTAAACAGTGACTAATTAGATCGTCGCTAGGTGCGCAACATCAAGGAGGGCCTTTTAACAGCGGCCCTAGTTCAGTACCTCCAAATCTGGGATACTCTCCAACACATTGAGCTCACGCCAGGAAAACTTGACCTACATGTCTGGCAACACTCGATTGCTGGTTAGTTCTCCACAAAATTGGCCTACCTTTCTTTCTTTATCGGCAGTACTTGTTTCGAGCATTGGAAGAGACTATGAAAAACTTGGACGTCGAGACGATGCAAGTTCTTCTTATGGTGAGCAGTGCTTAACCAATATTGGATGGCCGATCGTCTAGCTCGAAGAGGAATGCTGCATCTGGCAAGATGTCCACATTGTGATCAAGAGGGCAAAACCATTCAACATCTTGCACTATCCGATACAGATGACATTTTTTGGACCGGTGGCCGAGCGCATCGAAAAGCAGCACAGAAAGACAATGAGGGCTCAACTTTCTCATCATCCTAGACACATGGTGGCTGTAAAAGCGTCCTAACAATTATGTGGATTATGACGGGGGCAAAGAGGCGAGGTGCCTTATGGCACCAGAGGATCCTGCCGAGGCAAAGCGCAGTGTGGCCCTGGCAGTGCCGTGTCACGTCATCGCCGATGCCGTCTCCCGTTTGACGCGACTTGCCAGACGAGAGAGCTGCTGCGACCGAGGCATCGGATAGGAGAACCAAATTCCTATTGCATATATCTATTAAGAAAACCAAATTCCTATTGCATATATCCAAATTCGTTAGTGCCTGAAGTGACCAGATTTCAAACAACTGCACACGCGGAATGGCAACCAGTTGATAACCACAAGTCAGAGGGAAAATTTCCAAACAAACCATACAGCTTCATAACTGGATATAATCTATCTGATACGTCATGTGTTATGGAAGAGATTAAAAAAAGATGATTCACCAACCACCAGGCAGCGAGGCAACACCACCAGATTAAGGCATCGAGCCACAGCAAAATCACTGATTCGCATAGAAATCCCACCATAACAGATGTGCTTAACATAACGATACCATTGTCAGATTACACACAGGACCAACATAGTTCTCTAGGGGAAACAAACTTAATACGCTAAATAAAGTAAAAGGTGCTTTGGTGATGCTGAACAAAAGAACAAAAGCCAAAACTTGCAGCTTGACGATACGAGGGCCGCCTAGTCAAACAGACTGAAGCCCAAGTCATCATCCGACTCATCAGCTggctcttccttcttctcctcttccttgGGGGTGGCTGCAGCGACAGCGCCAGAGTCCGCAGCAGCAACAGGGGCAGCAACAGCAAACTTGCTGGGGTCCTGCAAAGCAAAGGGGAGGAAAATATGTAAGAAAAGTAATATAAATCATGATATTAGATTTGAACTAGAATTCAATTGCATCTTCCAAATTTTGCATCAGAACCAGAACATGTCGCTGATCAATATAAtgtaaaaaattacataaataaattatgtaATGTGCCAGGCAGAGAAGGCATGCTGTGCTCAGTTGCACAATTTAAGCAACTGTTTAGCTACTAACTCTAGGAGACCAGTAAGTATACCACTATTACAGGCTAATTcaaataggaaaaatatttaACAGAAAAACGAGGATTACCTTCAGGTACTCCTTGATCTGATCAGCATGTGGGTACGAGTAATCCGTCTCcacagcaacagcaagcacGTTCTTGTACCCATTGATGAACATGTGGGGCGCAGCAGCAAGAGTTGGGTACGAGAGCGCCAAGGACAGAGAGGCAACCATAGAAACACCAGAGGCAAACTTCCCAATCAAATCTTCCTCAGTGAGGTCAAGCACCTCAGGGCTGAAGACTGACCCACTGTCATAGACATTGGTGACCACAAGACCATACGAGAATGGGCGGATACCAAGCTTGGCAAGCAGGGCAGACTCAGAAGAGCCCACCTTGTCACCCTTCTTAATCAGCTCCACAGGGGTGATAATTTCCACAGTACCCTTGTTAATCTTGGTGGGGATATTAAGCACCTGAAGCAAGATAGCAGGTGAGAAACTGGGATGTTTTGCTAAACTGTTAAAGAGATGTGTCATCACCCATTGCTCACCTGGAAGAAAGAGGTCTGGGAGGGATCCAGGCCAGTGTTTCCAGGGGCGACAACAACATCAACAGGGGCAACTAGACCAACACGAGCAGGAGCTCCAACCTGTAATATGGCAAAAACACAATCAGAATTATTTGGCTAAACAAAAATAGTACTACAGATAAATTACATATGTTCAGAATAAGCTTTGACTGAACAAAAATATTGTATCTGTTACAGGGGAAAAATACTAGGCAGTCCCCCGCCCGTGTTGCAACACATTATTGAACAAAATATCTTCACTCTAGGCATGGAACTGAAAAacatcacaaaactacagaatAAATGAACAATTTTTGCAGTCAGTTCTAGGACATATGAGTCAATACATGAACTAGAATCTGATTTGATAGATGTCTCTACTTGAAATATAATCACAAAACTAGGTGTCATAAGTTATTTTCAATGCTATAACTTACAAGACAATATAAACTTAGATCTACTATGCAGCCTTATTCCTGAAGCACAATGACATTAACAACAGAGGTTGCATACAGATTACAGAGCACATAAACTCAAAGTAACAACTTTTACACCCAACTCAATAGCTAATCTAAACCAAAGAACAGCATCTTATAACTAAGAATTTCAGAACATTGTATTGAAGCAAGAATCCCCAAAATATAATACGCTACGAGCAAAAAACTGCAACAAATATCTACCAAAATCCGGCGCACATGAGCATCATATACCAGAACGAAATAGTCATTTCCTAACAAAACTTCTACAGCACACAATCGTGCATCACAATTGGCAAACATCCACAAGTAACAACAGATGATCCATCATGAACATCATATCATTAAATTAGGTGTGGATCGTGAAATAAAATCAAGCATGCCTGTACTATAAATTTAGTTGCAAAACCAGGTGACGCAAGTAACTCCCAATGTTGTAGCCTGGCATGTTGATACGAATTTAGGTATATTGTGTGACATTGCTCTACAAGAGCTGCACATATGCCACAAAAGTTCGATACAGAACACTCAAATTTTGTGCGGTTTCAGAACCAACCAAACCACATTCAGAACGCTATAGATAACATATACTAACGGTGGCGGACTACGCGAGCGCTCAGGCCTCCTGCCACTGTAGCATGACCATGACAGGCGGGTCCCGGTCCCCGCGCCCACCTCGCGCGAAGCCCAGAGAACTCCAGAGACCCCCCTCCGCGAGCTCCAGGCACCGACGGAAAAAATACTCACTACCTCCTTCTCCGGTGGCCACGGGCGCCAACGCCTCTCGCCTCTCGCCTTCGCCTCCTCGCGCGACGCCGCCGACCGAATCCACGCTGCCGCCACCAGGACCGAGCCGCCACCTCCCAGCTCCACCTCCCCATCGGAACCGAGCCGCCGCCACCCGGATCCACCTCCCCGATGGCGCTGCCTCCTTCTTCGCTCACTCCGTCCGCCTGCTCCTCGCCCCTCCGCCTTACCCAACCGAGGTCAGCGGCTCGCCTCCTGCTGACGCCGGTGCTGGTCCGCCGCCTCCTGGCCTCCTGGGCTGCTCGGTGTGAGGAGCGCACCGAGCGGGGCCGCGGCGAGGCCGGAGCCGAAGCTGAAGCAGCAGGAGAGCTCACGCACCGCGCCCGAGCTCGCCCGgatccacctcctccgccgccggccaAAGCCACCGGAACCGCGCCCCACCGGATTCAAGGCGCCGCCATCCGAGCCCGCGCCACACTGAGCCACCGTCACGAACTGCTGCGGCGAGTGGCAGCTACGGACTCCGCCGGTAGAAGCCATTGAAGgtacgtgttttttttttcatcctgAAACCTCTTATTTTAGAGCTGGATTAGCAAGATTTAGGGATTTTGGGTGATCAAAAAGAGTGATGTTAGCTGCTTCTGAACAAATTCGAGGGATTAGGCTTTGTAAAGTCGTCGGGTGCTTTTGTTTCCAGAAGTTTAATCAAGTTACCAATCTATTTAAGTGTGCTACCGCCAATTAAGATCCGTTATATGAAGATAGATGCAGCAGCACCTAAATTTATGAACCGCAAGGCTGCCAGCAGCCCCATGTTGAGCTCATTCTGAGCTAATCTTATTATTCATGTACAAATTCGTTTACTTTGCCGAAGTGGTAATGTGCCAGCACATGTGGCAAGAATCATACTGATTTGGTCAATTTATTAGATTCGTGTGCTCATGTAAAATTTGGTATGTTGTAATTTCGCCCAACTAATTTTACAAGGTATGATGGTTGGGTTCAGATTCTGGATAATTTGGTATACATTTATTTCCATTGACTAATCCTTTTGCATTGTGGCAGATAAATCTTTCATGAGTTCAGCAAACTGCATAGAGGCTAGGAATTGCCCAAACACATCAACAATGTCCCTATCCTGTACAACATTCACTTGCAAcagcaatggagaaagttcagGTATGATTTCTCAGTTAATTATGAGGTATGAACGAACTATGTAAATGGGTATTGTATTCTGAAATCTCAGAGGAAAGCCAAAGCTCACTTTTGGCAATGACATCAATGAGCTGAGTTTCAGAGTTTAGGGACCAAATTAATGGAGACACCGATTGCTGACTACATTGTTGGCCAGGTGCCTCAATTCTGCTTTGCTTCAGTTTAAgtagtttgattttagttaTATGCAGTCTGCTGGCATGTGCATGTCATGATACCAACCTTTGTGTAGAGTCAACCTGATATATCCATGGGGCTATCTTTTGGAGCTGATGTTTACTCTATCCAAATTAGCCAGCCCAAGTGATGTATCCTCATTGCTATGATAATACTATATTGTACAATGTAGTCATTGATTTTTTTGGGTGAGATTTGTTAGTTCTGTCTGTGGATTGGAATGCCCT
Protein-coding regions in this window:
- the LOC133895355 gene encoding large ribosomal subunit protein uL10, which codes for MAIKRTKAEKKQAYDRKLCQLLDEYTKVLIAVADNVGSKQLQEIRKGLRGDSVVLMGKNTLIRRCIKVHVEKTGNKELSELMPLLVGNVGLIFTKGDLKEVREEVAKYKVGAPARVGLVAPVDVVVAPGNTGLDPSQTSFFQVLNIPTKINKGTVEIITPVELIKKGDKVGSSESALLAKLGIRPFSYGLVVTNVYDSGSVFSPEVLDLTEEDLIGKFASGVSMVASLSLALSYPTLAAAPHMFINGYKNVLAVAVETDYSYPHADQIKEYLKDPSKFAVAAPVAAADSGAVAAATPKEEEKKEEPADESDDDLGFSLFD